GGGCTGCTTGATGCCGCGGTTTTGGTAGGCGTCGCGCAGTGTTTCCGGCACCCACTCCGGCCACACCGCGTGCGCCTCGGCGACCGGCGGGAGGTCTTCGACGTGCGTGATCGGAGAGTCGCTCGCGGTGGTCACCGAGGCCAGGAAGCTCTCGGTCCACGGCACAGCGGTCATCTACCCATCACACCGCATTCCGCCCGGGCAGGTGCTATCGGGCGACGGCAGCCGCGTGCGCGGCGGCTGCGTCCTCGAAGAAGTGATACCGCGTGAACTCGCCCTGATCGACCGTGAGATGCAGCGCGAACCGGGATAGGAACGATCGCCCGGTCCGCCGTACCCGGTCTTCGATGACTCCGAGCACGACACCCTGGTCGCCCTCGACGACGATGTGGTCGACCTCGAACCGCAACGTCTCCAGATGCTCATCGAGCGAGGCAAAGAAACCGGCCAACTCGCTGGGGGTGCGGACGTCAGGTATCCACCAGGACGTCCGGATGGTGCGGGATCGCAAAGTCGATCGCGTTGGCGAACAGCGAGGCTGCACCGTCAGCGTCGCCAGAGCCGATGCGCGACAGCAGTTCCTCAATCAGCCGTTTGGTCTCCATGACAGCCCAACACCGAACCCACCGGCGATGTTGCGGCGACGTCGCGCCTGTTACGTCCCCGGCAACCACCATGGCGATGTCGCGGTCCGCGGCTACCCTGGTCGTCGTGACCGACCAGCTCATGCTCTTCGCCTCCGAGGGCGCGGAGCCGACGATCGACGACCTCGATGGCCTGATGTTCGGCCCGGGACACGTCGTACGCCGGGCCGGTATGGCGCGCCTGTCGGTGCTGGTCGACGACGTG
The nucleotide sequence above comes from Epidermidibacterium keratini. Encoded proteins:
- a CDS encoding nuclear transport factor 2 family protein, whose protein sequence is MAGFFASLDEHLETLRFEVDHIVVEGDQGVVLGVIEDRVRRTGRSFLSRFALHLTVDQGEFTRYHFFEDAAAAHAAAVAR